A window of Rhodohalobacter sp. 614A genomic DNA:
TAACACCAACTCCGTAACCATTTTTCGGTACGCAGAAGTTCTCCTCAATTATGCTGAAGCTAAAGCAGAGTTAGGTGAATTGAATACGTCTGACTGGCAGCAAACCATTGGCGCTCTTCGCGAACGGGCCGGGATTACAGGCGGCATTAACACCCTTCCCGTTCAGGCTGATCCATATCTGCAGGAAGTTTATTTCCCGGATATTAATGACGCGGTATTGCTTGAAATTCGCAGAGAGCGTGGTATTGAACTTGCCTTTGAAGCGATTCGGTTTGATGACATCCGGCGCTGGGGAAGAGGAGAGTTAATGGAACAAAAATGGCGCGGGTTTTATGTGCCGGCCGCCAACACCTACATGGATTTAAGTGGCGACGGCGAACCGAATGTCTACTTTTACACAACACCTGATGCCCCTCAGGATCAAATTGAAGGTGTGCAATATGTGGATGTAAACAGAGAAGATTTTATCCTGTCGGATGGTGACAGCGGGGAGTTAATGTGGCTGCCTAACATTCAAAAAGAATGGCAGCAGCGAAAATATCTGTACCCGATTCCCCAGGTACACATTCAACGCAATACAAACTTGAATCAAAATCCAGGATGGTAACGATGAAGAAACAAATTTATCTGTATTTATTATTGCTTTTATTTGCGGTCGGTTTGACACGGGCCATTTTTGCACAAGCCAATCAGAAACCGGTTGCCGTCATGTCTTACAATATCCGGTATGATAATCCGGGAGATGGTGAGAATGCATGGCCCAACCGGAAAGATCATGTGGCGGAAATGATCGGGTCCCGATACCAGGCCGATATTGCCGGATTACAGGAAGTGCTGATTCATCAATTGAAAGATCTGGAGACAAGGCTTCCCGATTATGAATGGGTTGGTGTTGGCCGCGATGATGGAAAATCAAAAGGAGAGTTTTCTCCGATTTTTTATCGATCGGACCGGTTTGAGCTAATAGCCACCAACACATTCTGGCTGTCCGAAAATCCCCAGATTCCCGGCAGTAAATCCTGGGATACATCCATTACGAGGATTGTAACCTGGGCGAAGTTCAAAGAAGCTGAAAGCGGACAAGAATTCTATTTCTTTAATACGCATTTCGACCATCGTGGCGAACAAGCCCGTATTGAAAGTGCAAAGGTTCTTGTTGATCATGTGAAATCAATTGCAGGAGATACTCCGGTTCTCATTACCGGGGATTTTAATGTAAATGAACGGACAGAAGCCTACGCCATTATGAAAGAAGAGGAGAGTATTCATGATGCCCGGTATCTTTCTGAAACCGCTCATGAAGGCCCGACCTCATCCAGCAATAACTGGGTGGAGATGAGATCGCCCGAGTCACGGATCGACTATGTTTTTGTAAACGATTCTATCCAGGTACTGACTCACAAAATACTTGATGACCGTTATGAAGGTCATTTTCCATCCGACCACCTGCCGGTTCTTTCAACGGTTCGTTTCAAATAAAATCACTGCAAACTTTTGCATCATAAAGGGCAGTCCGTTCACACGGACTGCCCCTTTTTTTGGTATAAAAAAGAAACTTCCGAAACGTATTAAGTGTGAAATAAGTAAGTTCAAATTTTTGTTCGGCACTTTTTCATATCATTTGACATGCCCATTCGTAAAATAGGCGAATGAAAATGGAATCGGTTTGTTAATTGCTGAGCTTCTCATTTCCAATATTTATAAATATAGATTGATTGTTGCCGGTTTACCTTTTTAGAATTTCGTCACCGGATGTACGAGCGATGATAATTAAAATCAAACCTGTTTACCGAGAAAGGAATTCAAGTCACATCTTTTACAACTACAATGAGTGCATTTATTGTTATGAGCAACTAATCAGACAAATTCAGACAGGGTAATGGATGTTCAGGATTTTGTATTTGAAAATCATAGAAACTCACTCATACCAACTCTATACCATCTCCGTACCAACTCCCCAAAGTTTCGGATTTGGTAGAAGCTTGATACCGTTTTGAATACATGTGGAGATTCTATAATCAATTGCTGTATTGAGGTTTTGAATTAAATTCGGAATGACTTTATGCCGTTCGAAAGTCTCTTTAAAAAGACTTGTTTACAATCATTTCTGGAAGATTTCGGAAGATCCCGGAAGATTTTGGAAACAGGATAGAGATTGTTTCTGAAGCTGAAATTTGCCTGATAGATTGGCCTCTGAACACGCAAAACCTGATTTGCGAGAGTGATTTCAGGAGAAGCGATAAATCTTAATTTAAAGCCAATATTATTATGGCACGTTTAACTTCTGGTATCCTGGGTGGAATCTCAGGTACCGTCGGAAATGTAGTAGGAGGCCGCTGGCGGGGCATCGACTACATCAGATCGAAACCCGCCTCGGTGAAAAACCCGAACACGGAAGCACAACAGCAACAGCGAATGCGATTCAAGCTGGTTATTCAGTTTTTACGCAAAATAAGTCCTTTGGTCAACATTGGACTGAGCAACGGTTCGAATAACCGAACACCGATGAATCGTGGAATGTCTCTGAACTTAAAAGAGGCCATTACCGGAACATTCCCGGATCTTGAGATCAACTGGGAGAAGCTGATCTTCTCCCAGGGAAATCTTGCCATGGGAACCAATGCTGCGGCTGACCTTTCGGTTGCCGATACAGTAACCATTACCTGGGAGAATACCCAAAGCACATCCAGTAGTTCCGACACGGATGGAGCCCTTGTGTTGCTAAGCAATACAGACCGAGACGAGGTTGTTTACAGCCTTCACGGTGCCTCAAGGGTGGACGGACAAGTTGATGTAGATATTCCGCAAGAGTGGAGTGGAGAAAACATTGCCTGTTATCTTTCATTCCGTTCTGAAACAGGAAAAGATGTCTCAGACAATCAGTTCCTGGGAATTGAAGTTGCAGCTTAATCAAGCTGTTTCAAATCATACCTGGAAAGGCAGTCCGGCGACGGGCTGTCTTTTTTTTTGAATACTGGACTAAAGAGAAAACCTGACATAGTCTGGTACACCTTTCCGTGTTCGATCCATAGATAGATAAAAATGCCCGCTTAGCTATCCCCGCCATGTAAATTGTAAGCACTGCTGTAAATTTTGTCCTGTTACTTTTGGACCGTTTTGCAAACCGTGCAACTTCTAAACCTATCAAGATCGAAGGAATGGATAGTTTTATTATTACTTATTGCAAGAACTTAGACAAATATTCCTTACAACATTATCGGATACAACTATGTATTTAATTGTTAATTCGATTCAAAAAATGGACATTTGCAGTAGCTGATATAGCCGCACCGGCTCATGATGTACTTATTACATTGGGGATTGTTGTTTTACTTCAGGGAGTAGCATTTTTTTCTCGAAATAAACCAGCCAATGATTGCTGCATTTCTAACTATTGTAGGTTATTCAATCAATGACACAGTAGTGGTTTTTGATCGGATCAGAGAAAATATAAACAAATACAAAACTCATGACTACTTAACAAAAGCATTAATGAAACACTCAGCCGGACAACAATCACATCTCTTGCCACCATATTTGTTGTAACTGTTTTATTTATTTTTGGAGGCGAATCACTAAAGAGCTTTACTTTTTGCTTATTAGTTAGGCTAATTGTAGGTGCCTATAGTTCTATTTTTATTGCAACTAATATTGTGCTTGAACTCCATGAAAGATATTTTGCAAATGAATAATAGTACTACATAAATATCATCATGCTCTCAATATACTTGCTTGTAGGAGCTCTTCTTTTACTTTTGAGTATTTTTTCTAGTAAGCTTTCAACTCGATTTGGAATACCAGTATTATTAGTCTTTCTGGGTATTGGAATGATTGTAGGTTCAGATGGTCTAAACTGGATTTATTTTGATAACTATGAATTAGCTCAATACCTCGGTATTATTGCACTTATTTATATTTTGTTCTCGGGTGGTCTGGATACACGATGGAAAAAAATACAGCCAGTTATTATTCCAGGCATTTCTCTTTCAACTTTAGGTGTTTTAGTCAGTGCGTTAATTGTGGGAGTTTTCACAAGTTGGCTGCTGAATTTTGGTCTCCTTGAAGGTGTACTGGTAGGTGCTATTGTATCCTCAACTGATGCTGCTGCTGTGTTTTCAGTGCTTCGGTCAAAAGCTTTGGGCTTCAAATATCGTCTCAAGGAATTGATGGAATTTGAATCCGGCACTAACGATCCAATGGCTATATTCCTTGCCATTGGTATTATCCAATTGCTGATTCTACCGGATTTCGGTTGGCTTGAAATGACCCTTTTATTTTTTCAGCAGATATCTGTTGGTTTGCTTGGAGGTTACATTTTTGGCAAACTTACTACCTGGATTATCAATAGCATCAATTTAGAATATGATGGTCTGTATCCGGTGTTAATGCTGGCTTTAGTTCCCTTGATTTATTCTGTTATTGATTTAATGGGAGGAAGCGGATTTTTGGCTGTTTATATTGCGGGAATGGTGTTGGGAAACTCCAATTTTATTCATCAAAGAAGTTTAATTAACTTTTTCGACGGTCTGGGATGGTTAATGCAAATCACTATGTTTCTTACGCTTGGCTTACTAGTGTTTCCTACTCAAATAATGGCGATATCAGGAACAGGGTTGTTAGTTGCGTTAGTTTTAATACTTGTTGCCCGCCCAGTAAGTGTCTTTGTATCGCTGTTTTTCAGTCGTTTTAAGATGCGCTCAAAATTAATGATTTCATGGACTGGATTACGTGGTGCAGTTCCCATTATCATGGCGACATTTCCCTTAGGAGCCAGTATGGAAAATGCCGAATTGATATTCAGTATAGTATTTTTTGTAGTGGTAACTTCTGTTCTTATTCAGGGGCCGTTTATCCCCCTGATTGCACGGTGGCTTCATGTTGATTCTCCCATTCTCCCTAAAACAAAATTTCCCATAGAGTTCGAACCATCCGTAGATACAAAAAGTGCACTCAAAGAAATTGTTGTTGATGAAAAGGATTCCATAATTGGGAAAAAAATCATTGATTTAGACTTCCCTAACGATGCACTGATTGTAATCATTAACCGGGAAGGAAAGTTCTTAGTACCCCGGGGAACCACAGAGTTACAAGCAAATGATAAATTGCTTGTACTTTCTAAAAAAGATCAGTTTGACAAAATCAAGAGACTATTAAAATCTGATTTCGAAAATCAAACATCGGGAAATGCCGTCTAACAACCGTATTAATGGCGGACGAAAATATGGTTTTTGTTATGTTTCTTACCAATGTTTGTTCAAATATTTAACCTTTTAAAATCATAATCCGTGTGTCGGATATGCGGAGTGTCGATAATTTTGCTAAAAGTTTCGTCATAGGTACCCTCTTAAATGAGGATAAGTACGAATCAAATGTGAAAGTTATTGATTTATAAGAGGGGAGGGTTCCAAAAAGTCTAATAATTTCACCTTATTCTCCCTAAAGGTTTTCCCATAATTTATTATATATAGGTGTTCACAAGAGAACACGAGTTATGAAACCTTCATTTTCAATGACAGATGGCTATCGGGAATTGTTGTTTGGGCAGTGGATGCCGCACATTCTGATTGAAGAGTATGAAGCGGAAAGGCTTCCTATTATTGATGAATTGTGGGACATACCAAGTACCCCTGCGTTATATCTGGAGGCGGATAAGATGCTATTGACCCGCTGGCAGGCTCTGGCGGCTTCGCAATCCGGGTTTTCATCTTGGCTGCCTTCATTCTATCAAATGAATAACTCATCATTTGAGCCGTTTCACCCGATTTGCAGATTTTACAGGTCCGTTCTATGGTGTGAGAGCAGAATGATCATGCAGGTTTTGCATCAGTGGCA
This region includes:
- a CDS encoding endonuclease/exonuclease/phosphatase family protein; the protein is MKKQIYLYLLLLLFAVGLTRAIFAQANQKPVAVMSYNIRYDNPGDGENAWPNRKDHVAEMIGSRYQADIAGLQEVLIHQLKDLETRLPDYEWVGVGRDDGKSKGEFSPIFYRSDRFELIATNTFWLSENPQIPGSKSWDTSITRIVTWAKFKEAESGQEFYFFNTHFDHRGEQARIESAKVLVDHVKSIAGDTPVLITGDFNVNERTEAYAIMKEEESIHDARYLSETAHEGPTSSSNNWVEMRSPESRIDYVFVNDSIQVLTHKILDDRYEGHFPSDHLPVLSTVRFK
- a CDS encoding DUF6266 family protein, whose amino-acid sequence is MARLTSGILGGISGTVGNVVGGRWRGIDYIRSKPASVKNPNTEAQQQQRMRFKLVIQFLRKISPLVNIGLSNGSNNRTPMNRGMSLNLKEAITGTFPDLEINWEKLIFSQGNLAMGTNAAADLSVADTVTITWENTQSTSSSSDTDGALVLLSNTDRDEVVYSLHGASRVDGQVDVDIPQEWSGENIACYLSFRSETGKDVSDNQFLGIEVAA
- a CDS encoding potassium/proton antiporter, with translation MLSIYLLVGALLLLLSIFSSKLSTRFGIPVLLVFLGIGMIVGSDGLNWIYFDNYELAQYLGIIALIYILFSGGLDTRWKKIQPVIIPGISLSTLGVLVSALIVGVFTSWLLNFGLLEGVLVGAIVSSTDAAAVFSVLRSKALGFKYRLKELMEFESGTNDPMAIFLAIGIIQLLILPDFGWLEMTLLFFQQISVGLLGGYIFGKLTTWIINSINLEYDGLYPVLMLALVPLIYSVIDLMGGSGFLAVYIAGMVLGNSNFIHQRSLINFFDGLGWLMQITMFLTLGLLVFPTQIMAISGTGLLVALVLILVARPVSVFVSLFFSRFKMRSKLMISWTGLRGAVPIIMATFPLGASMENAELIFSIVFFVVVTSVLIQGPFIPLIARWLHVDSPILPKTKFPIEFEPSVDTKSALKEIVVDEKDSIIGKKIIDLDFPNDALIVIINREGKFLVPRGTTELQANDKLLVLSKKDQFDKIKRLLKSDFENQTSGNAV